The following proteins are encoded in a genomic region of Neoarius graeffei isolate fNeoGra1 chromosome 6, fNeoGra1.pri, whole genome shotgun sequence:
- the ctxn2 gene encoding cortexin-2 — translation MCSVHYNHSFVSGSEMMVNTLTLEQKTVFAFVLMLLVFLALLIVRCFRILLDPYSSMPSSHWGDGLEGLEKGTFEYALT, via the coding sequence ATGTGTAGTGTGCATTATAATCACTCATTTGTGAGCGGCAGTGAGATGATGGTGAACACTCTGACTCTGGAACAGAAGACAGTGTTTGCCTTCGTCCTGATGCTGTTGGTTTTTCTTGCTCTGCTGATTGTCCGCTGTTTCCGGATCCTTCTGGACCCTTATAGCAGCATGCCATCCTCGCACTGGGGAGATGGACTGGAGGGGCTTGAGAAAGGGACGTTTGAGTATGCCCTCACTTGA